Proteins from one Fuerstiella sp. genomic window:
- a CDS encoding lactate/malate dehydrogenase family protein produces MKVSIIGGGGLVGSCAGFSLQAGGIVREIALVDVNQELCEGQALDLLHGSSLTAPQTITAGGTEQVADSDVVVITAGLRRKPDESRLDLINRNVALFRTILEDVKKHGLRNDAIVFVVSNPVDVLTYLAVQALSLPAGQVIGLGTVLDTTRLRSMLAQRLGVPSTQVNVTILGEHGDSMVPVWSQAQIANLPLEKYPGVTQSVISEVETKTRGSGAEVIRKKGGAGFAVGVSIADVVHSIALDDRRILPVSSLQNGAYGLRDVCLSVPTVVGRGGVLSHIEVELWSRERTALVNSGSVLRKTINTVMND; encoded by the coding sequence ATGAAAGTCTCGATCATTGGCGGCGGTGGACTGGTTGGCTCCTGTGCCGGTTTTTCTCTTCAGGCCGGCGGCATTGTCAGGGAAATCGCACTGGTCGATGTTAACCAGGAACTGTGCGAAGGTCAGGCGCTGGATTTACTTCATGGTTCGTCTCTCACGGCTCCGCAGACGATCACTGCCGGAGGTACAGAGCAGGTTGCAGACAGTGATGTGGTAGTGATCACAGCGGGTCTCCGCCGCAAACCCGATGAAAGTCGTCTGGATCTGATCAATCGTAATGTCGCGTTGTTTCGTACGATTCTGGAAGACGTTAAGAAGCATGGACTGCGAAACGATGCGATCGTGTTCGTGGTGTCCAATCCGGTGGACGTGCTGACCTATCTCGCTGTCCAGGCCCTGTCACTGCCTGCCGGGCAGGTTATTGGTCTTGGTACAGTGCTGGATACGACGCGTCTGCGCAGCATGCTGGCGCAGCGACTTGGTGTTCCATCGACTCAGGTCAATGTGACAATTTTGGGAGAGCACGGTGACAGCATGGTACCTGTCTGGTCGCAGGCACAGATTGCTAACCTTCCACTGGAAAAATATCCCGGAGTGACACAGTCAGTGATTTCGGAGGTTGAAACCAAAACCCGGGGCAGTGGAGCAGAAGTGATCCGCAAAAAGGGTGGGGCCGGATTTGCTGTGGGAGTCTCGATAGCCGATGTGGTTCACAGTATCGCGCTGGATGACCGTCGTATCCTGCCGGTCAGCAGTCTGCAGAACGGAGCTTACGGTCTGCGTGATGTCTGTTTGTCAGTCCCGACCGTGGTGGGGCGGGGTGGTGTTCTTAGCCATATTGAAGTGGAATTGTGGTCCAGGGAACGCACCGCTTTGGTCAACAGCGGCAGCGTTCTGCGAAAGACCATTAACACTGTGATGAACGACTAG
- a CDS encoding class II aldolase/adducin family protein codes for MANWNSGIHNRALREEICEIGRRVYSKGFAAANDGNISIRVSDNEVLCSPTMICKGDMKPEDICAVDMEGTQIAGKRKRTSEVLLHLEIMKKRPDVKAVVHCHPPHATAFAIVGEPIPQCILPEVEIFMGEIPMAPYETPGNQQFAETVTPFLESSNTIILRNHGTVSFGKDLREAWWKTEILDAYCRILLLARPLGQVKYLPEQKNRELLDLKGQLGFDDPRFHNEDCDLCGNSSFREGYHEQVPVQRAFPKAPDYPGYLHEPCGSSCEPQPAAVNDDLVRMITDQVVASLGTSAGD; via the coding sequence ATGGCGAACTGGAATAGTGGAATTCACAATCGAGCACTCAGGGAAGAAATCTGTGAGATCGGTCGTCGCGTTTACAGCAAAGGCTTCGCGGCCGCAAACGACGGCAACATCAGCATTCGTGTCTCCGACAATGAAGTCCTGTGTAGTCCCACCATGATTTGTAAAGGTGACATGAAACCCGAAGACATCTGTGCTGTGGACATGGAGGGCACGCAGATCGCCGGAAAGCGAAAGCGAACCAGTGAAGTCCTGCTGCATCTGGAAATTATGAAGAAACGCCCGGATGTAAAGGCGGTTGTCCACTGCCATCCGCCCCATGCAACCGCATTTGCGATCGTGGGCGAACCTATTCCTCAGTGTATTCTGCCGGAGGTTGAAATTTTTATGGGAGAGATCCCCATGGCCCCCTACGAAACGCCTGGCAATCAGCAGTTTGCGGAGACCGTGACGCCGTTTCTCGAATCAAGCAACACGATTATTCTCAGGAACCATGGTACAGTCAGTTTCGGCAAAGACCTGCGGGAAGCATGGTGGAAGACGGAGATCCTCGATGCGTATTGCCGCATACTGCTGCTGGCTCGACCGTTGGGGCAGGTGAAGTATCTGCCGGAACAGAAAAACCGGGAACTTCTGGACCTGAAGGGACAACTGGGCTTCGACGATCCTCGCTTTCACAACGAAGACTGTGACCTGTGTGGTAACAGTTCGTTTCGGGAAGGCTACCATGAACAGGTTCCTGTCCAGCGAGCCTTTCCCAAAGCCCCCGACTATCCGGGCTATCTGCATGAGCCCTGCGGCAGCAGCTGCGAACCACAACCGGCGGCAGTCAACGATGATCTTGTCCGGATGATTACGGACCAGGTCGTTGCTTCGCTGGGCACCTCGGCCGGTGATTGA
- a CDS encoding carbon dioxide concentrating mechanism protein CcmL, whose translation MRIMEAIGTVTLARCHPSLTSAVWKLAVPLMYDGLLGDESGRTEPIVIFDEMNAGDGSLLAVSESAEAAAPFHPDTKPIDAYNAAILDTINVEQR comes from the coding sequence ATGAGAATTATGGAAGCGATCGGCACCGTGACGCTTGCCCGTTGCCACCCTTCACTGACATCCGCTGTCTGGAAGCTGGCGGTGCCGCTGATGTATGACGGATTGTTGGGAGATGAATCGGGAAGAACGGAGCCAATCGTGATCTTTGACGAAATGAATGCCGGGGACGGCAGCCTGCTGGCGGTCAGTGAGAGTGCTGAAGCAGCAGCTCCGTTTCATCCGGATACAAAACCAATCGACGCCTACAACGCGGCAATCCTCGACACGATCAATGTCGAGCAACGTTGA
- a CDS encoding EutN/CcmL family microcompartment protein, giving the protein MQAARVIGTTHATVRHPSLDGWRLLVVLPLDIHESPDGFPALAIDNLGARCGDLVFFTSDGNVVRELVGQNDCPVRFAVQGIMDA; this is encoded by the coding sequence ATGCAGGCTGCCCGCGTTATTGGAACAACTCACGCTACGGTGCGACATCCCTCTTTGGACGGGTGGCGGCTGCTGGTCGTGCTGCCGCTTGACATCCATGAGAGCCCAGACGGATTTCCGGCGCTGGCAATTGACAATCTGGGAGCCCGTTGTGGTGACCTTGTGTTTTTCACCAGTGACGGCAATGTGGTGCGGGAGCTGGTCGGACAGAATGACTGTCCTGTGCGTTTTGCCGTTCAGGGCATCATGGATGCCTGA
- a CDS encoding aldehyde dehydrogenase EutE, giving the protein MQATEHAIRQVVQEVLSQLSHTGGANGSVVPQQNGVNAGNFGVFDDVDSAVTAAQFAFEQLSDAPVDTRRIAIDIVKRICEEQADELGRLEMEETKIGRLDHKVAKLKLVRSIPGVEFLRSDAVSGDHGLTVTEYAPFGVIGAITPVTHSLPTIAGNFVNMVAAGNTLVVNPHPSGAGIASEGVRRFNQAIHEATGLQNLITIIRTPTVESAQAIFDHRGVRVAVVTGGPAVARAALRSPKRAIVAGPGNPPVVVDETADLDNAARSIVTGAAFDNNLLCIAEKEVFAVAGIFEQLMTSVGRQGGYQLNAQQIAQLTSLAFAPPKEPDGHPLLNRDFIGRDPSWLAGQIGVTVPAETGILYGETDEHNPFVPVEQMMPFVPFVRVNDVDTAIAMAQKYEHGFGHTAIIHSNNVKTITKMGRIMNTTLYVKNGPCTAGLGIGGEGYPSFSIATPTGEGVTNPMTFTRQRRCAMADGLRII; this is encoded by the coding sequence ATGCAAGCAACAGAACATGCCATTAGACAGGTGGTCCAGGAAGTGCTCAGCCAGTTGTCACATACGGGTGGAGCGAATGGCAGCGTCGTACCACAGCAAAACGGCGTAAACGCCGGCAACTTCGGAGTTTTCGACGATGTTGACTCTGCCGTGACCGCAGCTCAGTTCGCGTTCGAACAACTCAGCGATGCTCCCGTTGATACGCGTCGTATTGCGATCGACATCGTCAAGCGTATCTGTGAAGAACAGGCCGATGAGTTGGGTCGGCTGGAAATGGAAGAAACGAAAATCGGTCGACTTGATCATAAAGTCGCCAAACTCAAACTGGTCCGCAGTATCCCCGGAGTTGAATTTCTGCGATCAGATGCTGTGAGTGGTGATCACGGTCTGACCGTGACTGAATATGCTCCGTTTGGTGTGATCGGTGCCATCACTCCGGTGACGCATTCACTTCCCACCATCGCCGGCAACTTTGTTAATATGGTGGCAGCCGGAAACACGCTGGTTGTGAATCCACATCCTTCGGGAGCAGGAATTGCGTCTGAAGGAGTACGTCGTTTTAACCAGGCAATCCACGAGGCGACGGGTCTGCAGAACCTGATTACGATCATCCGTACCCCGACTGTGGAGTCAGCTCAGGCGATTTTTGATCATCGTGGAGTTCGAGTCGCTGTGGTGACCGGTGGACCCGCGGTTGCACGTGCAGCGCTCCGGAGTCCAAAACGAGCGATCGTGGCCGGACCAGGCAACCCCCCTGTCGTGGTCGATGAAACTGCCGACCTGGACAATGCCGCACGGTCGATTGTTACGGGAGCTGCTTTTGACAATAACCTGCTGTGCATTGCTGAAAAAGAAGTGTTTGCGGTCGCCGGCATTTTTGAACAGTTGATGACTTCCGTTGGCCGTCAGGGTGGTTACCAGTTAAATGCGCAGCAGATTGCTCAACTGACATCACTTGCGTTTGCACCCCCAAAGGAACCGGACGGGCATCCTCTGCTTAATCGTGATTTTATCGGTCGGGATCCTTCGTGGCTGGCGGGGCAGATTGGAGTGACGGTGCCTGCGGAGACAGGAATCCTGTATGGGGAAACAGATGAACACAACCCCTTTGTGCCTGTCGAGCAAATGATGCCGTTCGTGCCTTTTGTTCGCGTGAACGATGTGGATACGGCAATTGCCATGGCACAAAAATATGAACATGGTTTTGGTCACACTGCCATCATCCATTCCAACAACGTGAAGACGATCACAAAGATGGGGCGGATCATGAACACAACCCTGTATGTGAAAAATGGCCCGTGTACAGCGGGGCTTGGAATTGGAGGCGAAGGTTATCCGTCATTCAGTATTGCGACTCCCACCGGTGAAGGCGTTACCAATCCCATGACATTCACTCGTCAGCGACGGTGTGCAATGGCTGACGGACTCCGAATCATTTGA
- a CDS encoding EutN/CcmL family microcompartment protein, with product MFLGRITGSIVSTQKVDELVGSKLLIVEPLRVNEKDQSDLQPTGRSFIVVDIVGAGEGEVVLCVQGSSARFTPQTKTLPIDAAIVGIVDTVTVKDTQIFAGGEV from the coding sequence ATGTTTCTTGGCAGAATCACGGGCAGCATTGTGTCGACTCAAAAAGTTGACGAGCTGGTCGGCAGCAAACTGCTGATCGTGGAACCATTGCGTGTGAATGAAAAAGACCAGAGTGATCTGCAGCCGACCGGTCGGTCCTTTATTGTGGTGGACATCGTGGGTGCCGGCGAAGGCGAAGTCGTGTTGTGTGTTCAGGGCAGCAGCGCCCGGTTCACTCCACAAACGAAGACGTTGCCCATTGATGCAGCAATCGTAGGTATCGTCGATACCGTAACTGTGAAAGATACCCAAATCTTTGCCGGCGGGGAGGTTTAA
- a CDS encoding acetate/propionate family kinase has translation MKILVANLGSTSFKYRLFDLSDETQLARGGIDRIGGTESHCFAAAGHHTMETQQQVRDHAEAVQLCLQQLTDPEHGCLDTINDVCGIGFKAVFAGSMSGVRIVDEELLLKMEACSVIAPAHNPPYVKAMRQLRAAFPDIPLVAALETGFHETIDFEYRAYAVPFEWYNSLEIRRWGYHGASHRFIAGRTAELLGRDDLRIISCHLGGSASVCAIRNGQSAATSMGMSPQGGLPSNNRVGEFDPYAIPAIMQATGMTLEQVLTEMSSNGGLLGVSGLSGDCRDLEQAAATGHDRAEKALRLFEASIRSHIGSYLAVLRGADAIVFTGGIGENSERIRRSVCEGMGWTGLNLDTERNSAVKRDTETKISTDHSGIEVWIIPTNEELVVARQTAAAIG, from the coding sequence ATGAAGATTCTTGTTGCCAATCTGGGTTCCACAAGTTTCAAGTACCGCCTGTTTGACCTGTCGGACGAAACTCAGCTTGCGCGCGGCGGAATCGATCGCATCGGAGGTACCGAAAGTCATTGCTTTGCTGCGGCTGGCCATCACACAATGGAAACACAGCAGCAGGTTCGCGATCACGCCGAAGCTGTGCAGTTGTGTCTGCAGCAGTTGACAGATCCGGAGCACGGTTGTCTGGACACAATTAACGACGTCTGCGGCATCGGATTCAAAGCCGTTTTTGCGGGAAGTATGAGCGGTGTGCGGATCGTGGATGAAGAGTTGCTCCTGAAAATGGAAGCATGTTCGGTTATTGCCCCGGCTCATAATCCGCCGTATGTCAAAGCCATGCGTCAGTTGCGAGCGGCTTTTCCTGACATCCCGTTGGTTGCTGCGCTGGAGACGGGTTTTCACGAGACAATTGACTTCGAATATCGGGCATATGCAGTTCCGTTCGAATGGTACAATTCACTGGAAATTCGCCGATGGGGATATCACGGCGCAAGTCATCGCTTCATTGCCGGACGTACAGCAGAGCTTCTGGGACGGGATGATCTGAGAATCATCAGCTGCCATCTGGGTGGCAGTGCATCCGTGTGCGCGATTCGCAACGGTCAAAGCGCAGCCACATCGATGGGAATGAGTCCTCAGGGGGGGCTCCCCAGTAACAACCGTGTTGGTGAATTCGATCCTTACGCGATTCCCGCCATCATGCAGGCCACAGGGATGACACTGGAACAGGTTTTGACAGAGATGTCATCCAACGGTGGTTTGCTGGGAGTGAGCGGGCTGAGTGGTGATTGTCGTGATCTGGAACAGGCCGCCGCAACCGGACACGATCGGGCTGAGAAAGCCCTGCGACTCTTTGAAGCCTCGATTCGTAGTCACATTGGCTCCTACCTTGCCGTTTTGCGAGGTGCGGACGCGATCGTCTTCACCGGCGGAATCGGCGAAAACAGCGAACGAATCCGTCGGTCCGTCTGTGAGGGGATGGGATGGACAGGTCTGAATCTGGATACGGAACGAAACTCAGCGGTCAAACGCGATACAGAGACAAAAATCAGTACGGATCACAGCGGAATTGAAGTGTGGATTATTCCCACAAATGAAGAGCTGGTAGTGGCTCGGCAGACGGCGGCTGCTATCGGATGA
- a CDS encoding BMC domain-containing protein codes for MSEAIGLIETKGLVCQVQASDAMLKAANVSLVKQVQIGGAFVTTVIRGDVGSVRAAVDAGAAAASQSGELISAHLIPRPEPTVLEHFV; via the coding sequence ATGTCAGAAGCAATCGGTCTGATTGAAACCAAGGGTCTGGTCTGCCAGGTTCAGGCCTCCGATGCCATGCTTAAAGCTGCCAATGTCAGTCTCGTAAAACAGGTTCAGATTGGGGGAGCCTTTGTGACCACTGTCATTCGTGGTGACGTGGGGTCAGTGCGTGCCGCTGTGGATGCAGGTGCGGCTGCAGCATCGCAATCCGGCGAACTGATCAGCGCTCATCTGATTCCCCGCCCGGAACCGACAGTGTTGGAGCACTTCGTCTGA
- a CDS encoding BMC domain-containing protein, with translation MAKPMEALGMIETKGFVCLLEAVDTMLKAANVEMIGWDKVGSGLVTAFVVGDVGAVKAAVDAGAQAASKIGEVVSVEVIPRPHEELSSVIPRRTRSGK, from the coding sequence ATGGCGAAACCGATGGAAGCGTTGGGGATGATCGAAACCAAGGGTTTCGTTTGCCTGCTGGAAGCTGTCGACACGATGCTGAAGGCAGCCAATGTGGAAATGATCGGCTGGGACAAAGTCGGCAGTGGTCTGGTGACCGCATTTGTCGTGGGTGATGTCGGCGCTGTGAAGGCGGCGGTTGATGCGGGTGCTCAGGCTGCATCCAAAATAGGCGAAGTCGTCAGCGTGGAGGTGATTCCTCGTCCGCATGAAGAGCTCAGCAGCGTTATTCCGCGGCGTACGCGGTCAGGCAAGTGA
- the pduL gene encoding phosphate propanoyltransferase yields the protein MISTSSISRSDIERVVRDVLTQRTNTIRPGASVGIPVLRDTTGSKSGADDTAQDNTAGKVDRNPLVVNISARHVHLTQPDVETLFGAGASLTPEKDLYQDGYFAAKETVAVVGPRRRMIPNVRVLGPCRDESQVELAFTDGISLGINLPVRISGNVQGTPGCVLVGPHGVVELQHGVIRAMRHVHMGPADLAYYDVADRDLVHLRVEAPGCTTILEDMVVRAGDDIKLEVHLDTDEGNAINLDHATHVELVKPALCACHS from the coding sequence GTGATTTCCACTTCATCGATCAGTCGAAGCGACATCGAACGCGTCGTTCGGGACGTTTTGACACAGCGGACAAACACCATCCGGCCAGGGGCATCCGTCGGCATTCCGGTGCTGAGAGATACGACCGGCTCGAAATCCGGTGCGGATGATACTGCCCAGGATAACACTGCCGGAAAAGTGGATCGTAACCCGCTTGTCGTCAACATTTCCGCTCGACATGTTCACCTCACACAACCGGATGTGGAGACTCTGTTTGGTGCCGGGGCGTCACTGACCCCGGAGAAGGATCTTTACCAGGACGGATATTTTGCGGCAAAGGAAACGGTAGCGGTAGTCGGTCCTCGCCGCCGAATGATTCCCAACGTTCGGGTCCTTGGTCCCTGTCGGGATGAATCACAGGTGGAGTTGGCATTTACCGACGGAATTTCTCTTGGCATCAATTTGCCGGTTCGCATCAGCGGCAATGTTCAGGGGACGCCTGGCTGTGTTCTGGTGGGGCCGCATGGTGTCGTGGAACTGCAACACGGTGTGATTCGTGCAATGCGTCACGTGCACATGGGGCCCGCGGACCTGGCCTACTATGACGTCGCTGACAGAGACCTCGTTCATCTGCGTGTCGAAGCGCCCGGCTGTACGACAATTCTGGAAGATATGGTGGTCCGTGCCGGAGACGACATTAAGCTTGAAGTGCATCTGGACACGGACGAAGGCAACGCGATTAATCTGGATCATGCAACGCATGTGGAATTGGTTAAACCGGCTCTGTGTGCCTGTCACAGTTAA
- a CDS encoding DeoR/GlpR family DNA-binding transcription regulator: MFVDQRRSKILGLTERMGFVSLQQLAAAVQASESTVRRDLEYLDAQGQIHRTRGGAAYSGESLTDLSVRESRASVEKQAIARHMAGLISSGDTVLLDGGSTTLEVARHLTGKVLQVVTNSLPIASLMMNQERIELIFIGGYVYPKTGVALGDQAVEALRNIYVSQLVMSAGGVTSEGLFNSNALLVDTERQMIRAAEHVTLVADHTKFGQRALSHLCPLSEIDEIVSNASLGQEWQQMLRDKGITLSLAEGAEQPVC; the protein is encoded by the coding sequence ATGTTTGTTGATCAAAGGCGATCAAAAATATTGGGCCTTACCGAGCGAATGGGGTTTGTGTCCCTTCAACAACTGGCCGCAGCCGTCCAGGCCAGCGAGTCGACTGTCAGGCGTGACCTGGAGTACCTTGACGCACAGGGACAGATTCATCGCACACGTGGCGGTGCTGCCTATTCCGGTGAGTCACTGACGGATCTTTCCGTTCGGGAGAGTCGTGCTTCGGTCGAGAAACAGGCAATTGCCCGTCATATGGCGGGTTTGATTTCTTCGGGAGATACGGTGCTTCTGGATGGTGGTTCGACCACTCTGGAAGTTGCTCGACATTTAACCGGTAAAGTTTTGCAGGTTGTGACGAATTCGTTGCCTATTGCCTCGCTGATGATGAATCAGGAACGGATCGAGTTGATTTTTATTGGTGGTTACGTTTATCCGAAAACTGGTGTCGCTTTGGGCGATCAGGCGGTTGAAGCTTTGCGGAATATATACGTTTCGCAACTGGTGATGAGCGCAGGTGGGGTGACTTCGGAAGGACTATTCAACAGCAACGCTCTGCTGGTCGATACCGAACGACAGATGATCCGTGCTGCCGAACATGTCACGCTCGTCGCTGACCACACCAAGTTTGGCCAGAGAGCACTCTCTCACCTTTGTCCCCTGAGTGAAATTGACGAGATTGTATCAAACGCCAGTTTGGGGCAGGAATGGCAGCAGATGCTGCGGGACAAGGGGATTACGTTGAGTTTGGCTGAAGGTGCTGAGCAGCCTGTGTGTTGA
- a CDS encoding MMPL family transporter, with translation MRRDPWGHGMAVWIIALVVLLLPPIYWSLGQIKMHNDVAGWLPRDDPQARILSWYRSSFPTEDRILVSWDDCSISDPRLKLVQEKLEGRLSEDARLEGGSPFISSVSLPSELLRRMLDRNIPFETAIDRINGLLLGPGPLRIRLTDSGRARGQELRSELLAVIKELNHPHARLINAELPLPSTDIPLDNTSAWKLNDLLTNWVNEQPKFDLAATWPHMHADRASVQQIIDALKNLKIGVDGSESVYPHYVEDVFLIQGSQAALTITLSETGMAEREDTLAVIRQACIASGVTESNLRLGGRPVVGAELNRAVGRAGWNRKYELWDFPRRSPVLFSTLISILLSLWMLRSLRLAILVQVAAVLTVLASVAIVPVTGGSMNMVLVVMPTLLAVLTTSAAIHLANYWKHSSARDEQGSVVEAASIAWLPCILASTTTSIGLGSLFVSNLIPVKDFGVYSAVGCIISFFMVLYLLPSLMLYWKQCPPDFAKLNTRHWQTLGQWLTRVRYPVAALCLIGTAACGYGLYKFRTETKVIRYFPEKSRLYQDYVFLEDNLSGIVSVDTIVRFSKETQAAPGRNKDPGRMTFLERARTVMKLQSEIRKHQEISGTLSLASFMDLRESSELNFGQRRARQRIEKTIKDRLREELAEESTTTRAIASLLALPEVETPGEIPNAPPLNAAGDELWRISAQAAILSDVDLQVLTAELDEIAQRHLANVEVRRKGGEKIRIEGVGHVVTGLIPVFLRTQQAVLESLISSFGLAFGLIAIVMMILLRSVRAGLITMLPNLMPVIMVFGLLSWARLRVDIGTMITASVALGIAVDGTLHLITWFQELLKRGRTIPESVSGALEHCGPAMWQTSTVVGLGMLALLPAELLLISRFGWMLAALIFAALVADIVFLPALLAGPLGTLIQRSVLKQQGKEHLYSVSTVGTVNSQPAAVIGPSAEDARPEFNQSVEPS, from the coding sequence ATGCGACGCGATCCCTGGGGCCACGGAATGGCCGTATGGATCATTGCCTTGGTCGTACTGCTGCTGCCGCCCATCTACTGGTCGCTTGGCCAGATCAAAATGCATAACGATGTTGCCGGCTGGCTTCCGCGAGACGATCCTCAGGCCAGGATCCTTTCGTGGTATCGAAGCAGCTTTCCTACGGAAGACAGAATCCTGGTATCCTGGGACGACTGTTCCATCAGTGATCCCCGCCTGAAACTGGTGCAGGAAAAACTGGAAGGCCGGCTTTCAGAAGACGCTAGACTCGAAGGAGGGTCTCCCTTCATCTCGTCAGTTTCACTGCCGTCTGAACTTCTGCGTCGAATGCTGGACCGAAACATCCCGTTTGAGACCGCAATCGATCGCATCAACGGACTGCTGCTGGGGCCGGGTCCGCTGCGGATTAGACTAACCGATTCCGGTCGCGCCCGCGGGCAGGAACTACGATCCGAACTCCTCGCAGTCATCAAAGAACTGAATCACCCGCATGCTCGCCTGATTAATGCAGAACTGCCGCTACCATCAACTGACATTCCGCTCGACAACACGTCTGCCTGGAAACTGAATGACTTACTGACCAACTGGGTGAACGAACAGCCGAAATTCGATCTGGCTGCCACCTGGCCTCATATGCATGCAGATCGGGCGTCAGTGCAACAGATCATCGACGCGTTGAAGAATCTGAAAATTGGTGTCGACGGCAGTGAATCCGTTTATCCGCATTACGTCGAGGATGTATTTCTGATTCAGGGTTCACAGGCGGCACTCACGATCACTCTTTCAGAAACCGGAATGGCCGAACGCGAAGACACACTGGCTGTGATTCGTCAGGCCTGCATTGCATCGGGAGTCACAGAATCAAATCTCAGACTCGGCGGACGACCGGTCGTGGGTGCAGAGCTCAACCGGGCCGTGGGGCGTGCCGGATGGAACCGCAAGTATGAACTCTGGGATTTTCCGCGCCGTTCACCCGTATTGTTTTCCACACTAATCAGCATTCTGTTGTCACTCTGGATGCTGAGGAGTCTGCGTCTGGCGATTCTGGTGCAGGTTGCGGCAGTGCTGACAGTCCTGGCGTCGGTCGCCATTGTACCGGTCACCGGCGGCAGTATGAATATGGTACTGGTTGTGATGCCAACACTACTGGCCGTGCTGACCACCTCAGCTGCAATTCATCTGGCCAATTACTGGAAACATTCCTCTGCACGTGACGAGCAGGGCTCAGTGGTCGAAGCAGCCTCTATCGCGTGGCTGCCATGCATCCTAGCCAGCACGACAACGTCTATTGGACTCGGATCACTGTTCGTTAGCAATCTGATTCCGGTGAAGGACTTTGGTGTCTATTCTGCAGTCGGTTGCATCATTTCGTTCTTCATGGTGCTGTACCTGCTGCCGTCACTGATGCTGTACTGGAAGCAGTGCCCTCCTGACTTCGCAAAATTAAACACTCGTCACTGGCAGACGCTTGGTCAATGGCTTACTCGTGTTCGCTATCCAGTCGCTGCACTGTGCCTGATCGGGACTGCAGCGTGTGGGTACGGTTTGTACAAATTCCGCACCGAAACGAAAGTCATCCGTTACTTCCCGGAAAAATCACGACTGTACCAGGACTACGTTTTTCTGGAAGACAACCTTTCGGGCATCGTATCAGTCGACACAATTGTTCGCTTCAGTAAAGAGACTCAGGCTGCTCCCGGACGAAATAAAGATCCCGGCCGTATGACGTTTCTGGAACGTGCACGCACGGTGATGAAACTGCAGTCAGAGATCCGTAAACATCAGGAGATCAGTGGAACGCTGTCACTGGCTTCGTTTATGGATTTGCGAGAATCCTCAGAACTGAATTTTGGACAGCGACGTGCCCGACAACGGATCGAAAAAACGATCAAGGACAGACTGCGTGAAGAACTTGCAGAGGAAAGCACCACGACCAGGGCCATTGCATCACTGCTGGCCCTGCCCGAAGTTGAGACACCAGGGGAGATACCAAACGCACCGCCGTTGAATGCCGCGGGAGATGAGCTTTGGAGAATTTCTGCTCAGGCTGCCATTCTGTCAGACGTCGATTTGCAGGTATTGACTGCGGAGCTGGACGAAATTGCCCAACGCCATCTTGCTAACGTGGAAGTCAGACGCAAAGGCGGTGAAAAAATAAGAATTGAGGGCGTTGGTCATGTGGTGACCGGACTTATCCCCGTATTTCTACGGACACAGCAGGCCGTCCTGGAGAGTCTCATCAGCAGTTTTGGACTGGCCTTTGGATTGATTGCGATCGTAATGATGATTCTACTCCGCAGTGTCCGGGCAGGATTGATCACAATGCTGCCAAATCTGATGCCGGTGATCATGGTGTTTGGACTACTGTCCTGGGCCCGGCTCAGAGTCGACATTGGTACGATGATCACCGCATCCGTTGCTTTAGGGATTGCGGTCGACGGCACCCTGCACCTAATCACATGGTTTCAGGAACTTCTCAAACGCGGCAGGACAATTCCGGAGTCGGTATCAGGGGCACTGGAACACTGTGGTCCGGCGATGTGGCAGACCAGCACTGTCGTTGGTCTAGGTATGCTGGCCCTTCTGCCCGCAGAATTGTTGTTAATCAGTAGATTCGGCTGGATGCTCGCGGCTTTGATTTTTGCGGCACTGGTTGCCGATATTGTGTTTTTACCCGCCTTACTGGCTGGGCCTCTTGGAACTCTGATTCAGCGATCTGTCCTGAAACAGCAGGGAAAGGAACATTTATATTCGGTTTCCACAGTAGGTACCGTAAATAGTCAACCGGCAGCAGTAATAGGTCCTTCTGCTGAAGATGCTCGACCAGAGTTCAACCAATCCGTTGAACCATCATGA